The proteins below are encoded in one region of Telopea speciosissima isolate NSW1024214 ecotype Mountain lineage chromosome 10, Tspe_v1, whole genome shotgun sequence:
- the LOC122644124 gene encoding type I inositol polyphosphate 5-phosphatase 10-like isoform X2, protein MEKISYLLCFCSIFSSSASEFKLMFPVKNKQWSLKESTSRLGNLKFRSHQCPTENVLDSQTLRVFVATWNVGGKSPHSDLNLDNFLQVEDPSDIYVLGFQEIVPLNAGNVLVIEDNEPAAKWLALINQSLNKTSKDLKANGGLLFFQKPSLKKVSKSFRTEKGRRLKICNCPSDLEKKNSKDSCFGCQESYIYEDDSSSEEDDGSSSFVMTGITTNQLKYSLIASKQMVGIFVTVWAKKELVQHIGHLRLSCVGRGILGYLGNKGCISVSLSVHQTSFCFVCSHLASGEKEGDELRRNSDVIEILKNTQFRKICRAPCQRIPEKIIEHDRVIWLGDLNYRIALSYSETRKLLENNDWDALLEKDQLKIEREAGRVFEGWKEGKIYFPPTYKYSNNSDAYAGDTVTSKKKRRTPAWCDRILWHGNGIQQLSYIRGESRFSDHRPVCAVFEVQVAVVDGKSKKEVSGSDITIEIEGLLPPTPARYLHNQYVSSCTNSSYTIYIVVFMTT, encoded by the exons atggaaaagattAGTTATCTCCTCTGTTTCTGTTCCATCTTCTCTAGCTCTGCTTCTGAATTTAAATTGATGTTTCCTGTGAAAAACAAACAGTGGAGTTTGAAAG AATCTACTTCAAGGCTTGGGAATTTGAAATTCAGAAGCCACCAATGTCCAACGGAAAATGTTTTAGATTCTCAAACCTTACG CGTTTTTGTAGCAACTTGGAATGTAGGTGGAAAATCCCCTCACAGTGACCTGAATCTTGACAATTTTCTTCAAGTGGAGGATCCATCAGACATTTATGTTTTAGG TTTTCAGGAAATAGTACCCTTAAATGCTGGAAATGTGCTAGTTATAGAAGACAATGAACCAGCAGCAAAATGGCTAGCTCTCATCAACCAGTCCCTGAATAAAACTTCCAAAGATTTGAAGGCCAATGGTGGTCTACTGTTCTTCCAAAAGCCTTCTCTTAAAAAAGTTAGTAAAAGCTTCAGGACAGAGAAGGGAAGACGCCTCAAGATTTGTAATTGCCCTTctgatttggaaaaaaaaaatagtaaagaCTCCTGTTTTGGATGCCAAGAATCTTATATTTATGAAGATGATTCTTCTTCCGAAGAAGACGATGGTTCAAGTAGTTTCGTGATGACAGGGATCACCACTAACCAGCTGAAGTATAGCCTCATAGCCAGCAAGCAGATGGTGGGAATTTTTGTCACTGTTtgggcaaagaaggaacttGTCCAGCACATTGGACATTTGAGACTCTCCTGTGTTGGGCGTGGGATATTGGGGTACCTTGGAAACAAG GGGTGTATCTCTGTTAGCTTGTCTGTGCACCAAACAAGCTTCTGCTTTGTCTGCAGCCACCTGGCTtctggagagaaagaaggagatgagCTTAGAAGAAATTCTGATGTCATAGAGATACTGAAAAACACCCAATTTCGAAAAATCTGTAGAGCACCCTGTCAAAGGATCCCTGAGAAAATTATAGAACATGA TCGGGTAATTTGGTTAGGGGACTTGAATTACCGGATTGCTTTGAGCTACTCAGAAACCCGAAAACTTCTGGAAAACAATGATTGGGATGCCCTTCTTGAGAAGGATCAG CTCAAGATTGAACGGGAAGCGGGGCGAGTGTTTGAAGGGTGGAAGGAGGGGAAAATCTACTTCCCTCCAACATACAAATACTCCAATAACTCAGATGCCTATGCTGGAGATACTGtaacatcaaagaagaaaaggagaactCCTGCATG GTGTGATAGAATACTATGGCATGGGAATGGGATACAGCAACTATCCTACATACGTGGGGAGTCAAGGTTTTCCGATCACAGGCCAGTTTGTGCAGTTTTTGAGGTGCAGGTTGCAGTTGTTGAtggaaaatcaaagaaagaagtATCTGGCTCTGACATTACAATTGAAATTGAAGGGCTCTTACCTCCAACTCCAGCAAGATATTTACATAATCAGTATGTAAGTTCATGCACAAACAGTAGCTATACAATCTACATAGTAGTCTTTATGACTACATAA
- the LOC122644124 gene encoding type I inositol polyphosphate 5-phosphatase 10-like isoform X1, protein MTLGSDERKQFHLPKIFGTSEKKGRKKMEDYTDSSVEFERFTPFSATHTAIRKSFSESTSRLGNLKFRSHQCPTENVLDSQTLRVFVATWNVGGKSPHSDLNLDNFLQVEDPSDIYVLGFQEIVPLNAGNVLVIEDNEPAAKWLALINQSLNKTSKDLKANGGLLFFQKPSLKKVSKSFRTEKGRRLKICNCPSDLEKKNSKDSCFGCQESYIYEDDSSSEEDDGSSSFVMTGITTNQLKYSLIASKQMVGIFVTVWAKKELVQHIGHLRLSCVGRGILGYLGNKGCISVSLSVHQTSFCFVCSHLASGEKEGDELRRNSDVIEILKNTQFRKICRAPCQRIPEKIIEHDRVIWLGDLNYRIALSYSETRKLLENNDWDALLEKDQLKIEREAGRVFEGWKEGKIYFPPTYKYSNNSDAYAGDTVTSKKKRRTPAWCDRILWHGNGIQQLSYIRGESRFSDHRPVCAVFEVQVAVVDGKSKKEVSGSDITIEIEGLLPPTPARYLHNQYVVNQ, encoded by the exons ATGACGCTTGGGAGTGACGAAAGGAAACAG TTTCATTTACCAAAAATCTTTGGAACAtcggagaagaaaggaaggaagaagatggaagactACACTGATTCCTCTG TGGAGTTTGAAAGGTTCACACCTTTTTCAGCCACACATACAGCCATCAGGAAAAGCTTTTCAG AATCTACTTCAAGGCTTGGGAATTTGAAATTCAGAAGCCACCAATGTCCAACGGAAAATGTTTTAGATTCTCAAACCTTACG CGTTTTTGTAGCAACTTGGAATGTAGGTGGAAAATCCCCTCACAGTGACCTGAATCTTGACAATTTTCTTCAAGTGGAGGATCCATCAGACATTTATGTTTTAGG TTTTCAGGAAATAGTACCCTTAAATGCTGGAAATGTGCTAGTTATAGAAGACAATGAACCAGCAGCAAAATGGCTAGCTCTCATCAACCAGTCCCTGAATAAAACTTCCAAAGATTTGAAGGCCAATGGTGGTCTACTGTTCTTCCAAAAGCCTTCTCTTAAAAAAGTTAGTAAAAGCTTCAGGACAGAGAAGGGAAGACGCCTCAAGATTTGTAATTGCCCTTctgatttggaaaaaaaaaatagtaaagaCTCCTGTTTTGGATGCCAAGAATCTTATATTTATGAAGATGATTCTTCTTCCGAAGAAGACGATGGTTCAAGTAGTTTCGTGATGACAGGGATCACCACTAACCAGCTGAAGTATAGCCTCATAGCCAGCAAGCAGATGGTGGGAATTTTTGTCACTGTTtgggcaaagaaggaacttGTCCAGCACATTGGACATTTGAGACTCTCCTGTGTTGGGCGTGGGATATTGGGGTACCTTGGAAACAAG GGGTGTATCTCTGTTAGCTTGTCTGTGCACCAAACAAGCTTCTGCTTTGTCTGCAGCCACCTGGCTtctggagagaaagaaggagatgagCTTAGAAGAAATTCTGATGTCATAGAGATACTGAAAAACACCCAATTTCGAAAAATCTGTAGAGCACCCTGTCAAAGGATCCCTGAGAAAATTATAGAACATGA TCGGGTAATTTGGTTAGGGGACTTGAATTACCGGATTGCTTTGAGCTACTCAGAAACCCGAAAACTTCTGGAAAACAATGATTGGGATGCCCTTCTTGAGAAGGATCAG CTCAAGATTGAACGGGAAGCGGGGCGAGTGTTTGAAGGGTGGAAGGAGGGGAAAATCTACTTCCCTCCAACATACAAATACTCCAATAACTCAGATGCCTATGCTGGAGATACTGtaacatcaaagaagaaaaggagaactCCTGCATG GTGTGATAGAATACTATGGCATGGGAATGGGATACAGCAACTATCCTACATACGTGGGGAGTCAAGGTTTTCCGATCACAGGCCAGTTTGTGCAGTTTTTGAGGTGCAGGTTGCAGTTGTTGAtggaaaatcaaagaaagaagtATCTGGCTCTGACATTACAATTGAAATTGAAGGGCTCTTACCTCCAACTCCAGCAAGATATTTACATAATCAGTAT GTGGTAAACCAATAG